In Bremerella cremea, one DNA window encodes the following:
- the hemP gene encoding hemin uptake protein HemP, producing the protein MNTSHDHPQASTTSSQAPVESCAAPLQKRTIASEDILAGDKEIWIQHGDAIYRLCETKSGKLILQK; encoded by the coding sequence ATGAATACCTCTCACGACCATCCTCAAGCCTCGACCACTTCGTCTCAGGCCCCTGTGGAGAGCTGTGCGGCACCGCTTCAGAAACGCACGATTGCTTCGGAAGACATCCTGGCAGGTGATAAAGAGATTTGGATCCAGCACGGTGATGCTATTTATCGCCTGTGCGAGACCAAGTCAGGCAAGCTCATTCTACAAAAGTAG
- a CDS encoding serine/threonine-protein kinase, with protein MPLDPDQLDQQLAELLDDLTFRIQRGEAVDLDVVAAAHPHLASELREVWGAVMLADAVALNLSVTKPSTHDEELPEKLSQLKLPLKFGDYELIEEIGRGGMGVVYRARQISLNRIVAVKMILKAQLASEDDLSRFLAEAESAARLSHPGIVPVYEVGHRDGRYYFSMKYIEGETLAERLARGPMPAREAARMMRTVASAVHEAHQHGILHRDLKPSNILIDKSGLPVVTDFGLAKQVTGDVESITRSGAILGTPAFMAPEQASGDRGAVGPASDVYGLGTILFAMLTGQPPFQGKNPVQVLLKVLEQDPPFPHQVNPRVDRDLEMITLRCMQKPIDLRYRDAQSLCDDFEAYLNDEAISARSGQFLQVISRLFRETHNAQVLENWGVLWMWHSLVLLICCLVTQYLEWNNDGVRWHYILIWTVISGIWAAFFWYMRRRMGPVTFVERQIAHVWGAGLIGVACLFPIEWLMGLKPLELSPLLAIISGMIFLVKGGILTGWFYFQALALFLCSIPMALWPQAAHMIFGVVAAASFFIPGLQYYRQRLRTRSELAKIVAPSTFVE; from the coding sequence ATGCCTCTCGACCCTGATCAGCTTGACCAGCAACTGGCCGAATTGCTCGACGATTTGACTTTCCGTATCCAGCGAGGGGAAGCGGTCGACCTGGATGTCGTCGCCGCCGCGCACCCTCACTTGGCCAGCGAGCTACGCGAAGTTTGGGGAGCCGTAATGCTGGCCGACGCGGTCGCGCTGAACCTGTCGGTTACCAAACCAAGTACGCACGACGAAGAACTGCCCGAAAAGCTCTCGCAGTTGAAATTGCCCCTCAAGTTTGGCGACTATGAATTAATAGAGGAGATTGGTCGTGGCGGGATGGGGGTGGTATATAGGGCCCGTCAGATTAGCTTGAACCGCATCGTTGCGGTGAAGATGATCCTCAAGGCTCAGCTTGCCTCGGAGGACGATCTCAGCCGCTTTCTCGCCGAGGCGGAGTCGGCCGCCCGTTTGAGCCATCCTGGGATTGTGCCGGTTTACGAAGTCGGGCATCGCGATGGTCGCTACTACTTCAGCATGAAGTACATCGAAGGAGAAACCCTGGCCGAGCGTCTTGCGCGCGGCCCGATGCCAGCCCGGGAAGCGGCGCGAATGATGCGAACCGTTGCTAGTGCCGTTCACGAAGCCCACCAGCATGGAATTCTGCATCGCGATTTGAAGCCGTCGAACATTTTGATCGATAAATCAGGCTTGCCGGTAGTTACCGACTTTGGTTTAGCCAAACAGGTTACCGGCGATGTCGAAAGTATTACCCGCAGCGGGGCCATCTTAGGAACGCCAGCGTTTATGGCCCCGGAACAGGCCAGCGGCGACCGTGGCGCCGTCGGGCCGGCCAGCGATGTGTATGGCTTGGGCACGATTCTTTTCGCGATGCTAACCGGACAACCACCTTTTCAAGGGAAGAACCCGGTCCAGGTGCTGTTAAAAGTGCTTGAGCAGGACCCTCCGTTTCCGCATCAAGTGAACCCACGCGTCGATCGCGATTTAGAGATGATCACGTTGCGGTGCATGCAGAAACCGATCGATCTGCGTTATCGCGATGCCCAGTCGTTATGCGACGACTTCGAGGCCTACCTGAACGACGAAGCGATCTCGGCACGCAGCGGCCAGTTTCTGCAGGTGATCTCCCGTTTGTTCCGCGAAACACACAACGCTCAGGTACTCGAAAACTGGGGCGTGCTGTGGATGTGGCACAGCTTGGTGTTGCTGATTTGCTGTTTGGTAACGCAATATCTCGAATGGAACAACGACGGCGTGCGCTGGCACTATATTTTGATCTGGACGGTGATCTCAGGCATTTGGGCCGCATTTTTCTGGTACATGCGGCGGAGAATGGGGCCGGTGACGTTTGTCGAACGGCAAATCGCGCACGTGTGGGGCGCTGGCCTGATCGGGGTGGCGTGCCTATTTCCGATTGAGTGGCTGATGGGACTCAAGCCGCTAGAGCTTTCGCCATTGTTGGCGATCATTAGCGGGATGATCTTCTTGGTGAAGGGGGGAATTCTGACCGGTTGGTTCTACTTCCAGGCACTGGCGTTGTTTCTCTGTAGTATCCCGATGGCCCTGTGGCCACAAGCGGCGCACATGATTTTTGGAGTGGTGGCCGCTGCGAGTTTCTTTATCCCAGGGCTGCAATACTATCGCCAGCGTTTACGCACACGTAGCGAACTGGCGAAAATTGTCGCGCCATCTACTTTTGTAGAATGA